One segment of Ipomoea triloba cultivar NCNSP0323 chromosome 12, ASM357664v1 DNA contains the following:
- the LOC115999271 gene encoding metacaspase-1-like: MVMLVDCSGCRTPLQLPPGAKTIRCAVCHAVTRVVAPPPPAPPPYLQPAPQYYPPRPSSYNHPPPPPVHGRKRAVIIGICYRNSSNELKGCINDAKCMKFLLVNRFKFPAESILMLTEEETDPYRIPTKHNIRMAMYWLVQGCQAGDSLVFHFSGHGSQQRNYTGDEVDGYDETLCPLDFEAQGMIVDDEINATIVRPLPPGAKLHAIIDACHSGTMLDLPYLCRMERTGRYAWEDHRPRSGAWKGTSGGEVISFSGCDDDQTAADTDSLSKVTSTGAMTFSLIQAIERGQGTTYGSILNAMKSSIRSSDSDLGGGLVTSLLTMLVTGGSIGMRQEPQLSANEPFDVYTKPFSL; encoded by the exons ATGGTGATGCTAGTGGATTGCTCCGGCTGCCGGACGCCGTTGCAGCTCCCGCCGGGAGCCAAGACCATCCGCTGCGCCGTCTGCCACGCCGTCACGCGCGTCGTTGCTCCTCCACCGCCGGCGCCGCCGCCCTACTTACAACCCGCCCCTCAATACTACCCTCCTCGCCCCTCTTCCTACAACCACCCGCCTCCGCCCCCCGTTCACGGGCGCAAGAGGGCCGTGATTATCGGGATTTGTTACCGGAACTCCAGTAATGAGCTCAAGGGCTGCATCAATGACGCCAAATGTATGAAATTTTTACTGGTCAACCGCTTCAAGTTCCCCGCGGAATCCATTCTCATGCTAACTG AAGAAGAGACTGATCCATACAGgattccaaccaaacacaacaTTAGAATGGCGATGTATTGGCTTGTCCAAGGTTGTCAGGCAGGGGATTCTCTGGTGTTCCATTTTTCGGGTCATGGTTCTCAACAAAGAAACTATACGGGAGATGAAGTTGATGGATATGATGAGACGCTGTGTCCGTTGGATTTTGAGGCGCAGGGAATGATTGTTGATGATGAAATAAATGCAACAATTGTCAGGCCTCTTCCCCCCGGAGCTAAACTTCACGCAATCATAGATGCTTGTCACAGTGGCACTATGCTAGACCTTCCGTATCTTTGTAGGATGGAAAG AACTGGGAGGTATGCGTGGGAGGACCACCGCCCTAGATCAGGTGCGTGGAAAGGGACAAGCGGAGGAGAGGTTATATCCTTCAGTGGGTGTGATGATGATCAAACGGCTGCTGATACCGAT AGTTTATCTAAGGTGACTTCAACAGGCGCAATGACCTTCTCTCTAATCCAAGCAATAGAACGCGGCCAAGGGACAACATACGGGAGCATTCTAAACGCTATGAAATCTTCCATACGCAGTTCTGATAGTGATTTAGGAGGCGGCCTCGTGACCTCTCTTCTGACAATGCTTGTAACTGGAGGGAGCATTGGCATGCGACAG GAGCCACAGTTAAGTGCTAACGAACCATTTGACGTGTATACCAAGCCCTTCTCGCTATAA
- the LOC115999272 gene encoding probable pterin-4-alpha-carbinolamine dehydratase, chloroplastic, producing the protein MAATTYLCFSPSFSLSSLSSHKSQKVTFSILPIRKPQSRIRTRILACEKKGIDLLGDFGARDPFPAEIESNFCENILGNTNTEHKILIPNASALSLSQQECAPISPNQPPMSDFEARQMLFKVVGWRLANEEGVLRLQCTWKLRDSDCCVELINRINEVVEGTGHSSNLHLEQEANHVRADLWTVSIGGLSLNDFIVAAKIDTVKTSDLVPRKRVWA; encoded by the exons ATGGCTGCAACTACTTATCTATGCTTCTCTCCTTCTTTTTCCCTCTCTTCTCTGTCTTCCCACAAGTCCCAAAAAGTTACCTTCTCAATTCTCCCCATTCGAAAACCTCAATCTCGAATTCGCACGAGAATCCTTGCCTGCGAGAAGAAAGGCATCGATTTGCTGGGTGATTTTGGAGCCAGAGACCCATTTCCAGCTGAGATTGAGAGCAATTTCTGCGAGAATATTCTGGGAAACACCAACACCGAGCACAAGATTCTCATCCCAAACGCTTCTGCTCTCTCCCTTTCTCAACAAGAGTGTGCTCCCATTTCACCTAATCAGCCTCCCATGTCTGACTTTGAAGCTCGCCAGATGTTGTTCAAG GTTGTTGGGTGGAGACTGGCAAATGAAGAAGGGGTTCTCAGGCTACAATGTACATGGAAATTGAGAGACTCAGATTGTTGTGTTGAACTCATCAATAGAATAAATGAGGTTGTGGAAGGCACAGGGCATTCCTCTAATCTTCATTTGGAGCAGGAGGCCAACCATGTTAGAGCTGATTTATGGACAGTTTCCATTG GAGGCTTGAGCCTGAATGACTTCATTGTAGCTGCTAAAATAGACACAGTTAAAACATCAGACCTTGTCCCCAGAAAGCGAGTTTGGGCATAG
- the LOC115999273 gene encoding ATP synthase subunit delta', mitochondrial-like has product MFRHTCRFVARANAMRWRRPFCTDLAADATFVEAWKKTIPNVDPPQTPSAYMAPRPATPSSIPSKLTVNFVLPYSSELAGKEVDMVIIPANTGQMGVLPGHVATVAELKPGVMSVHEGNDVTKYFLSGGFAFIHANSIADIIAVEAVPLDHIDANLVQKGLTEFTQKLNSASTDIEKAEAQIGVDVHSALNSALTG; this is encoded by the exons ATGTTTCGCCACACGTGTCGATTTGTAGCCCGAGCCAACGCTATGAGATGGCGCCGCCCCTTCTGTACCGACCTGGCGGCGGATGCTACTTTCGTTGAGGCCTGGAAGAAAACAATCCCAAACGTGGACCCACCCCAGACTCCGTCTGCCTACATGGCTCCTCGCCCCGCCACCCCGTCCTCCATCCCTTCCAAGCTCACTGTCAATTTTGTCCTTCCTTACTCCTCTGAACTCGCCGGTAAAGAG GTTGACATGGTCATAATCCCTGCAAATACCGGACAGATGGGTGTTCTTCCTGGGCATGTGGCCACAGTAGCTGAGCTAAAGCCCGGAGTCATGTCAGTTCATGAAGGCAACGACGTGACCAAGTACTTTCTGAGTGGTGGATTTGCATTTATTCACGCAAATTCTATTGCGGATATAATTGCTGTTGAAGCTGTGCCCCTTGATCATATTGATGCGAATTTGGTCCAAAAGGGTCTTACCGAGTTCACACAGAAGCTAAACTCTGCATCAACCGATATAGAGAAAGCTGAAGCCCAAATTGGAGTGGATGTACACAGCGCTCTTAACTCTGCTCTAACTGGTTAA
- the LOC115999270 gene encoding uncharacterized protein LOC115999270: protein MDGRRITASPRPCSGRRVVAKKRTRSGIDGFVNSVKKLQRREISSKRDRAFSMSDAQERFRNIRLQEEYDTHDPKGHCAMVLPFLKKRSKIIEIVAACDIVFALAQSGICAAFSRETNKRICFLNVSPDEVIRSLFYNKNNDSLITVSVYALDNFSSLKCRTTRIEYIRRGKPDAGFALFESESLKWPGFVEFDDVNGKVLTYSAQDSIYKVFDLKNYTMLYSISDKNVQEIKISPGIMLLIFNKASCYVPLKILSIEDGTVLKSFNHMLHRNKKVDFIEQFNEKLLVKQENENLQILDVRNSELTEVSRTEFMTPSAFIFLYENQLFLTFRNRTVAVWNFRGELVTSFEDHLLWHPDCNTNNIYITSDQDLIISYCKADSYESLSEGTAGSINISNILTGKCLAKIKATDDAVTSDDCSCTGRCGGRSCKSKRVQASRIRSTVAEALDDITALFYDEERNEIYTGNRCGLVHVWSN, encoded by the exons ATGGACGGAAGAAGGATAACGGCCAGTCCGCGGCCGTGCTCTGGGCGACGTGTGGTGGCGAAGAAGCGAACTCGCAGTGGCATTGATGGGTTCGTTAACAGCGTTAAGAAGCTCCAAAGGAGGGAGATTTCGTCGAAGCGTGACCGAGCGTTCAGTATGAGCGATGCCCAAGAGCGATTTCGGAACATTCGACTACAG GAGGAATATGATACTCATGATCCTAAAGGACATTGTGCCATGGTACTTCCATTTCTGAAGAAAAGGTCAAAGATTATTGAAATAGTTGCTGCATGTGACATTGTCTTTGCTCTTGCACAGTCTGGCATCTGTGCTGCGTTTAGTCGAG AGACAAACAAGAGGATATGTTTTCTGAATGTCAGCCCAGATGAAGTGATACGAAGTTTgttttacaataaaaataatgattcCCTCATCACCGTTTCAGTTTATGCTTTGGATAATTTTAGCTCCTTGAAGTGCCGGACCACACGAATTGA atACATAAGAAGGGGGAAACCAGATGCCGGTTTTGCACTTTTTGAGTCAGAGTCATTAAAGTGGCCTGGTTTTGTGGAGTTCGATGATGTAAATGGAAAAGTGCTAACCTACTCTGCCCAGGATAG CATATACAAAGTGTTTGACCTGAAGAATTATACAATGTTGTATTCCATATCAGATAAAAATGTTCAAGAGATTAAAATCAG TCCAGGAATCATGCTATTGATATTTAACAAAGCAAGTTGCTATGTTCCGCTTAAGATTCTCTCTATTGAAGATGGGACTGTACTGAAATCTTTCAACCATATGCTTCATCGGAATAAAAAGGTGGATTTCATTGAACAGTTCAATGAAAAGCTACTTGTCAAACAAGAGAATGAGAATCTTCAGATTCTTGAT GTGCGTAACTCTGAGTTAACAGAAGTTAGCAGAACCGAGTTCATGACCCCTTCGGCATTCATTTTTCTGTATGAGAACCAGCTGTTCTTGACATTCAGAAACAGAACGGTTGCTGTTTGGAACTTCCGAGGGGAGCTCGTAACCTCATTCGAGGATCATCTTTTGTGGCATCCTGATTGTAATACTAACAACATTTACATAACTAGTGACCAGGACCTAATCATCTCCTACTGTAAAGCCGATTCTTATGAGTCTCTATCAGAAGGAACTG CTGGCTCTATCAATATCAGCAATATTTTGACAGGGAAGTGCCTTGCTAAAATAAAAGCAACCGACGACGCTGTTACCTCGGACGATTGCAGTTGCACTGGGCGGTGTGGTGGTAGGAGCTGCAAGTCCAAGCGTGTCCAAGCGTCTAGAATTAGGAGCACGGTTGCAGAGGCCCTGGACGATATCACCGCCCTCTTTTATGACGAAGAGCGCAATGAGATCTACACTGGCAATAGGTGTGGATTAGTCCATGTGTGGTCTAACTGA